One genomic segment of Bdellovibrionales bacterium includes these proteins:
- the sufB gene encoding Fe-S cluster assembly protein SufB yields MNQVKTNGAEEVREYKYGFSTSVEVDRIPNGLNEDIIRIISQKKNEPEWMLQYRLRAYQHWLTMVEPHWGHFNYPPIDYQKTSYYSAPRSTKDKVKNLDDLDPELLRTFERLGIPLQEQKRISGVAVDAVFDSVSIGTTHKEALARYGVVFCSISEALHTHEDLVKKYFGSVVPHTDNFFAALNAAVFTDGSFCYIPKDVRCPIDLSTYFRINSEETGQFERTLIIAEPGSFVNYLEGCTAPMRDTNQLHAAVVELIALADSEIKYSTVQNWYTGDKEGRGGIYNFVTKRGKCVGRNSKISWTQVEAGSAITWKYPSVILQGDNSVGAFYSVALTHDHMIADTGTKMIHIGKNTKSTILSKGISVDRSTNSYRGLVKILPTAEGARNYSQCDSMLVGDKSSAHTFPSLEIQNKSAVVEHEASTSRISEDQLFYLQSRGLDLEASISLLVNGFCKEVFKQLPLEFSVEAVKLIEMKLENSIG; encoded by the coding sequence ATGAACCAGGTAAAAACAAATGGGGCAGAGGAAGTTCGTGAGTATAAATACGGTTTCTCTACCTCCGTAGAAGTGGACAGAATTCCCAATGGTCTGAATGAAGACATTATTCGTATTATCTCTCAGAAAAAAAATGAACCCGAATGGATGCTCCAGTATCGGCTCAGGGCCTATCAACACTGGCTAACCATGGTTGAGCCCCATTGGGGACATTTCAATTATCCCCCGATCGACTATCAAAAAACCAGCTATTATTCAGCTCCCAGATCTACAAAAGATAAGGTAAAGAATCTTGACGATCTCGACCCCGAACTGTTGCGCACATTCGAAAGATTGGGAATTCCGTTGCAAGAGCAGAAACGGATTTCAGGAGTCGCTGTTGACGCTGTGTTTGATTCCGTATCTATCGGAACCACACACAAAGAAGCCCTCGCCCGCTACGGGGTCGTATTTTGCTCCATTTCTGAAGCTCTCCACACTCACGAAGATCTCGTGAAAAAATATTTTGGTTCTGTGGTTCCCCACACTGACAATTTCTTTGCGGCCCTCAATGCGGCCGTATTCACAGATGGATCCTTTTGTTATATTCCAAAAGACGTGCGTTGCCCCATAGATCTATCGACCTATTTTCGGATTAATTCTGAGGAAACTGGCCAATTTGAGCGCACACTTATTATTGCAGAGCCGGGAAGCTTCGTTAACTATCTCGAGGGTTGCACGGCCCCAATGCGTGACACCAATCAATTGCATGCCGCCGTTGTTGAACTGATTGCCTTGGCTGATTCTGAAATAAAATATTCCACCGTGCAAAATTGGTATACCGGAGATAAAGAGGGTCGAGGGGGTATTTATAATTTTGTCACCAAACGAGGAAAGTGCGTGGGTCGAAATTCTAAAATCAGTTGGACCCAGGTCGAAGCTGGCTCAGCCATAACATGGAAATATCCGAGCGTGATTCTTCAAGGTGACAACTCGGTCGGCGCTTTTTATTCGGTCGCTCTGACCCATGATCACATGATCGCTGACACTGGCACCAAAATGATCCACATTGGGAAAAACACGAAAAGTACCATTCTATCAAAGGGCATTTCGGTAGATCGATCGACAAATAGCTACCGCGGCCTCGTAAAAATTCTTCCCACTGCTGAAGGCGCTCGAAACTACTCTCAATGCGACTCAATGTTAGTTGGAGATAAGAGTTCAGCTCATACCTTCCCCTCCTTGGAAATTCAAAACAAATCAGCTGTTGTTGAACATGAGGCCTCAACCTCGAGAATTAGCGAGGATCAATTGTTTTATCTGCAATCGAGGGGTCTTGACTTGGAAGCCTCTATATCGCTGCTGGTAAATGGCTTCTGCAAAGAAGTCTTCAAACAATTACCCCTGGAATTTTCTGTAGAAGCAGTAAAACTTATCGAGATGAAACTCGAGAATAGCATTGGATAG
- a CDS encoding Rrf2 family transcriptional regulator, whose amino-acid sequence MNKLNRKVVYALMALKYMFNKAPGTLTTAKEVVEATKCPFDATARVMQLMTQKGILKSEQGSQGGYVIIRDLSKISFYELVELILGPLGIVKCINGIETCLQKDTCNVRSPMAELNARLVGFYKTLALSEILKVQDKEQDLTL is encoded by the coding sequence ATGAATAAACTCAACCGTAAAGTTGTGTATGCCCTCATGGCGCTCAAATACATGTTCAACAAAGCTCCGGGAACACTCACCACTGCAAAAGAAGTTGTTGAGGCAACCAAGTGCCCATTTGATGCAACAGCTAGAGTTATGCAACTTATGACACAAAAAGGTATTCTCAAGTCCGAACAGGGGTCTCAGGGAGGCTATGTCATCATTCGAGATCTCTCAAAGATATCTTTTTATGAACTTGTTGAACTGATCCTTGGACCTTTGGGAATCGTTAAATGCATAAATGGAATTGAAACTTGTCTGCAAAAGGATACCTGCAATGTAAGGTCGCCCATGGCTGAGTTAAATGCGAGATTGGTTGGGTTTTACAAAACATTAGCCCTTTCTGAAATTCTTAAGGTCCAAGATAAAGAACAGGATCTTACTTTATGA